The sequence gttaaaattaatttatgatcAAACTAAATAAAAATGAGTGAACCGTATGTAATATCTCAAATATGTATAAGCTCTTAACAGATGACAATATTGGAAAATCATTTAGAAGAATGGTAGGCTTCAATAATTCATAATGAAGTGAAGAAAAGAGGTACTGATAACTAGAAACATCCATTTATTACAGTAGTTCTATTAATCTCTGTCTTCCCCCCTCTCAATTTCTATTGTTACTcttgttaaaaaaaatgataggTTATATATAGACCATGTCCTGATAGAAATCCTAATTTTACCAAAACTCTTAAACCAACTTCTTCTCTAAATACAAAGTTTAATTTAATTTCTACAGATAAGTTGTTTAATATGCATTCCTTGTTGCTGTTATACTTTTTTTAAAGTAGAATTAAGGACCAATTTCTGGGCATTGATGTCTCACCAGAAACAATCTCAGTATGATCTGCATTTAGACATCCGTAGAAAAATTGAGATAAACTATGGCCAAGATGATTTACCTACAAAATATATGCTCTGTTGAGAACTCAATTCTATTTGATCAGAGCATGTTATACTAAAAATTTCTAAGATCTAAAGGAATTATATTCTGACCTTGTTGCAGTTATGGCTATGATCCTTTTGGGCTGAGCAAGAAACCTGAGGATTTTGCCAAGTACGTGCACCATATCAACTGAGTCATCTACCCTCGCTCACATTTCTCAACGTCAATAAGTCATCATCAAGTAGAAAGACATTGGTGCTAAATCCTTTATTTCCATTGTGCAGATACCAAGCTTATGAGCTCATCCATGCAAGGTGGGCGATGCTTGGTGCAGCTGGCTTCATCATCCCAGAGGCCTTCAACAAATTTGGTGCAAACTGTGGCCCTGAGGCTGTCTGGTTCAAAGTACTTGAATTATGCTTATTTTTTACTTCAACAATCTTAATACTATCATACGCAATCAGATTAATTCATCTACATTTCGAACCAAAATCGGTGGCCTTTCGATGCGTTTGCAGACTGGTGCTCTTCTCCTGGATGGGAACACACTGAACTACTTTGGGAAGAGCATTCCAATCAATCTTGTGGTTGCTGTCATTGCCGAGATTGTGCTTGTTGGAGGTGCTGAATACTACAGAATCATCAATGGACTGGTGAGAACTTTCTTCTTTCTAGTGTTTTATATCAGTTCACTGCAACTGCAAGCAACCATCAACGCAGGCAGTGTTGCTGCTTCTACTGCCTTTAGACAAGGATTGGATGATTCGTTTGTAGGATTTGGAGGACAAGCTGCACCCTGGAGGTCCATTTGATCCACTGGGGCTGGCGGATGATCCAGACCAATTTGCATTGCTcaaggtgaaggagatcaagaacGGGCGACTCGCGATGTTTGCGATGCTGGGGTTCTTCCTGCAGGCCTATGTCACTGGGGAAGGACCAGTGGAGAACCTCACCAAACATCTGAGTGACCCATTTGGAAACAATTTGCTCACTGTCATCTCTGGAGCAGCTGAAAGAGCTCCAACCCTGTAATCTCCCAGCCGTGTTTCTTCTCTTCCATGATCTGCATGCCATGTTGGCCACTTAGATCATTCATCGCAATGTAAAATGTTATTTGATACTTCAAGTAATTCTTGTTTCAGCGAAAACATTCTGTGCAGTCATTGCAAATGTCACAGCTGAATGTAAACTTTTGGACGCCAAATTGCTTCCATATGACGTTAGATGTGTCCACTAATAGCACAGGTATTGCTATTATTTAATGACTTTATCATTTAAATATCGTTTCTCATTCATTTAAATGACTTTATCATTTACCCTTTAcccaaaaaaaatattgataaatataaattatttataaaataatgaaGTTCATATTTATAATGATAACTTCATAATCATCCATAAATGTAATATTCACTCACCATAAATGTAGAATAAATATAGAAAACCAAAGTTTTGGTGAGTAGTGAATACAAAGCATGTTGATCCAATCAATGGCATCATGTTGTATTTATGGCCCATGTCATCTCCACATGATACTGAGATGGGTTAGTTGAAATCCTCAACGGCGTTACCTCAATGAAGAAAGAGGTGTTTAATCGGTGAAGGTATCATAATTGTAGCATGAGATCCATAGTCTACCGTCACCGTCAAACGTTAAATAAATCAGTAATGTCACGCTGCATTCACAATCTATGTCATCTCCATATTAATATCAACACTGATATGGGTTTGTTGAAATCCTCAGGGCTATCTCAATAGAGACAAGTTGTTTAATCGATGAATATGTCATAGTTGTAGTATGAGATCCATTATCGACGATCATCGTCAAGTGCTAAATAAATTAGTAATGTCATGCTGTATTCACTACCCATGTCATCTCCATATGAACACTGACACTAAGATGGGTTGGTTGAAGTCCTCAACGGGTTTACATCGATACAGACAAGGTGTTCGACCGATGAATGTGTCATAATTGTAATATAAGATCTATTGTCGACGATCATCATCAAGTGCTAAATAAATCAGTAATGTCATACTACATTCATAGTCCATGAACGTCGATATTGAAATGAGTAGATTGAAGTCCTCAATGGGGCTACCTCGATAAAGACAAGGTGTTCAATTGATGAATGTGTAATAGTTATAGTATGAGATCCATAGTCGAAGTTCATCATCAAGCGCTAAATAAATCAATGACGTTATAATGTGTTCACAGCCCATGTCATCTCCATATGAATGTTGACAATGAGACAAGTTAGTTGAAGTCCTCAACAAGGTTATTTCGATAGAGACAAGGTGTTCAATCGATGAAGGTGTCGTAGTTGTAGCATGAGATCCATCATCGACGATCACTGTCAAGCACTAAATAAATCAATGACGTCATGTTGCATTCACGGCCCATGTCATCTCCATATGAACGTCGACAATGAGATGAGTTAGTTGAAGTTCTCATTAGGGCTACCTCGATGGAAATAAGGTGTTCGATCGATGACGGTGCTGCAGCACTAGATCCATAGTCAACAATCACCATCAAGCACTACATAAATTAGTGACATCATGCTACATTCATGACCCACATCATCTCCATATGAACACTAACATTGAGATGAGTTAGTTGAAATCCTCAACTTGACTACCTCGAAGATAAGGTGTTCAATCGATGAAGGTGTCATTGTAGCATGAGATTTGTAGTCAACGAGCATCATCATACGCTAAATAAATAAGTGATATCATGTTGCATTCATGGCTCTCTCATTTTCATACAAATGCTAATACTAAAATGGGTTGATTAAAGTCCTCAACGGGACTACCTCAATGGAGACAAGATGTTCGATCGATAAAGGTGTCACAGTTTTAATATGAGATCCATAGTCAACTATCATTGTCAAGCGCTAAATAAATCAGTGATGTCATGTTGCATCGTCAAGCGCTAAATAAGATATCATGTTGAAAATATAATGGTGAATTAAAAAAAACTtagtttttgaatttttttttttgaggaagTATCCTATAGAATTCTCTAATGACGTCCTTTTTTTTATACCTAGAATATTCTCCTTTTCCTAGGGATCAATCTATGAATTtatcttattataatatttttaataatataaaaaatataatttagttAAAAAATACTACAACACaatgtttttatatattttttataaaaaatatttgtgatatttttatattatgttatagtgtttttaacaATATCAAATAAAcactaaatatataattatattgttTAAAGCACTGTAATGtagtataatattataaaaaagaatatttttgggAATTCTGGAAATAGAGGACacgttcaagaaaaaaaaaatctaaaaatagagTTTGTTTATAGTTTGCCcattaaagaaagaaaacactatttaatgaaaatatttgaaAACTATTGGTCAcactataataatattaaaattttaaaaatttaaagtatGAGATAACACAACCTAAATCTTGATCCCAAATCAAGAAGAGATCAGcattaattatttatataaaatttgcATGGATATATGCACAAAACTCAAATTTAGAGGATacgaaattttattattattattattattattattattattattatttaaaatcacaaaaaaaGAATCCCTGGTAATAtcttccctctcctcctcatctaTCATTTTTCGGTAGAGAAGATGACGCCACGCGGCCAACGCAAACCCACTCGAACATGACCACAGAATCCAACTCCAAGGTTCTCCCAAATACACCGAGGCCACCGAGAGAGGAGGAGGGCAGCCGCCGTGAGTGACTTCTGCTTCACAGCGTCCGCACATAAGCCGCCATGGCCTGCACCACCCAGTCCATCATATCCGCCAACAGCTGCGTCTTCCCCTCTCCCAGGACCTTCAGGAAGCCACGGTGGGTGAGACCGCACACGAAGCTCTTCGCCGTGAACGCATCCTCTGGCTCCGACGACTCCGACTGCAACGCCGAGGAGTGTGCTCCGGATAAGGAGGTATGGTGTCCGCTTGATTCCTGTTCTGCGCATGCCATTATTTAGTTCCTCCCTTTTGATGCTGTGTTCACCTAGTTTTCGACTCCTCTGAGGCCTGCATCTTTGGATCTTATCGGACCTCATTTTATCATGCTCGATCTTGTCAGAATTGTGTGACATGGTTCTTGCAAGGATGTAATTAATTGTGTGACATTGATGTATTAATCATCAGAATTGACAGTTCAAATAACTGGACTATTAATCATCAGAACCTCTATGCTTATTACCTTTGAGATAGAGTATATGCAATCATATCCTGCAATTtgtaatgtatgtatgtatatatatgtgtttcTTTTTGGATTTTGTAATCAAATCTCTATGCTTGTTACGATTGGATTTTTGACCAGCGAGGGAAGAGAACATGTCGCTTATGAAAGGATTTTGGATTAGATAGTGATGAATAATGTGCCTAGGATTATTCTTGAAAGGAAAAATCTTGTCATTATTGACAACATGAGTGATGAATTTGGAAACTATGCCTCCGACCCTCTTTTAGTGCCAAAAGATAAGTATAAGAACCAATGATGACGAAAAAATTAATAGAAATATGCTCGTGAATATCGATTTATGGAACATAGTAGCGAAGTCCATATTTGATTTTGACATAGAATTCAAAAGTTTTATAAGACAATTGTGAGACTAACAATGCTTTATTGATTTGAGTGTTGGatagttaaaaaataatatatataaaaattttgtGTTGCCGAGATAATAATGTTGAGATGGATATGTGGAGTTACTagaaagataggaaaaaaaatacttttattcgtgaacaattaggtatagaggataagatgagagaaattgTTTAAGATGATATGCGCATGTGCTTAGGAATCCTTCGGATGCGATAGTtaaaagaggtgaaataattaatattagtggtatgGTGAGAGGTaaagaaatacttaaaaagatttttatagaaactataaataaatatttaagtactctaagcttaactaaatatatgatttttttatatctctcaatagtgaaaaaaaaaaaaaccgtgTATCCGAATCCAAATAGTTGGACTTAcaactttgttgttgttattattgttgttgtttttgttgcATTCGAAAATTTcttctttatttcatttatgaAATGAAGTAATggttaattttatttctttaaaaGGCAAAGAAGATAGACCAAAGCATAAGCTTATTTCATTAAGTTTTGTAGGTTGGGAAGGTCAGCATGGAATGGTTAGCCGGCGAGAAAACAAAAGTGGTCGGGACATTCCCACCTCGCAATCGAGGTTGGACTGGTTATGTCGAGAAAGATACTGCTGGACAAACAAACATATACTCGGTTGAGGTTTGTGGTTTTTTCCCCTGAAAAGTTATGCGATAAGTAAAACTCAACCATTACAACCATCATGTTTGTACATGTACTTATTTGCTTGTCAAAGTTCTTCAATTCTTACAACAAAGTTATACCTAATTAGCAATCCTGAAGTTGTGTTTGAACTATTAAAATGCAAATACGCTTCATCCTAAAAGACTAACAAGTTCCAAAGTGGTCAATGTTGGCCAACAGAATAGCATAGGATAATCTTGCTGGTTGTGATTGACTGAAAAACTTTGAACTTTTCTATATCTATTGATCTTCTAGAT comes from Musa acuminata AAA Group cultivar baxijiao chromosome BXJ3-3, Cavendish_Baxijiao_AAA, whole genome shotgun sequence and encodes:
- the LOC135632485 gene encoding chlorophyll a-b binding protein CP26, chloroplastic-like, with translation MASIAAATAAASLGASEILGTRLSAAAPARAAAAPSSGSSKIVALFSKKAAAPAKRKAAAAAAPANEELAKWYGPDRRIFLPEGLLDRSEIPEYLNGEVPGDYGYDPFGLSKKPEDFAKYQAYELIHARWAMLGAAGFIIPEAFNKFGANCGPEAVWFKTGALLLDGNTLNYFGKSIPINLVVAVIAEIVLVGGAEYYRIINGLDLEDKLHPGGPFDPLGLADDPDQFALLKVKEIKNGRLAMFAMLGFFLQAYVTGEGPVENLTKHLSDPFGNNLLTVISGAAERAPTL